AGTGTCTCGTCCTTGCTTGGGTAGTCTTGCAGCGGTGGGGAGACGGCAATATTGTACTGCCCACTGGCTTCATCGAAACTGACCATCACAGGCAAAGCTGTGGCTTTTCCCAACTTGCACAAACGCGCCGCCGTGGTCAGGGTAGCTTTGCGAACGCCAAAAAACGGCGCAAAGACAGAATGTTTGGCTCCATGATCCTCATCCGGCAAGAAAACCATCAATAGTCCCGGCTCCAACGCCCTCACCAGTTTCATCAAGCCTTCTTCGCGGGCGACGATGAATTCCGCACTTTTCAGGCGGCTGCGGGCAATCAACCAGTTGGCGACCGGGTTGCGGAAAGGTTTGTAGGAGCCGTAAATGCGGTAGTGTTGGCCAATAACGGCAGGCGCAAATTCCAGCCAGACTGAATGCCCCAGCATCAAAATGACATTCTTGCCATCCGCGATGGCCTGGTCAATATGTTCGCGCCCCTGAATCCGGGTACGTTGGCACAGCCACTGGCGGGGGCGGAAAAACAGCACGCTGTAATCCAGCAGGGCGCGCACATAGTACTGCAAGTGCTCTTGCGCCAGTTGCTCCTGCTGTATTGCCTGCATTCCTGGAAAACACAGGCGCAGATTGGTCAGAACAATATGCCGCCGTTTGTGGTTGCGCCGGTACATCAGGCTGCCAAGCTGTTTGCCTAGCCA
The sequence above is drawn from the Thiothrix nivea DSM 5205 genome and encodes:
- a CDS encoding lipid A biosynthesis acyltransferase, producing the protein MNPFPPSLLTPKHWPAWLGVGLLFILAWLPWRTRHWLGKQLGSLMYRRNHKRRHIVLTNLRLCFPGMQAIQQEQLAQEHLQYYVRALLDYSVLFFRPRQWLCQRTRIQGREHIDQAIADGKNVILMLGHSVWLEFAPAVIGQHYRIYGSYKPFRNPVANWLIARSRLKSAEFIVAREEGLMKLVRALEPGLLMVFLPDEDHGAKHSVFAPFFGVRKATLTTAARLCKLGKATALPVMVSFDEASGQYNIAVSPPLQDYPSKDETLDATTLNSALQTLIEQQPAQYMWVLKLFRTRPAEEKPVY